In Musa acuminata AAA Group cultivar baxijiao chromosome BXJ2-10, Cavendish_Baxijiao_AAA, whole genome shotgun sequence, a genomic segment contains:
- the LOC103969354 gene encoding uncharacterized protein LOC103969354 translates to MRLTKGSKVEVSNTKDVPSGSWRIAEIISGNGHNYFVRYARCPSDSSMGVERVPRKAIRPCPPPVEAPNDWMPGDFVEVFDNNSWKIAQVSSVAAGNYYSVKLSGCSRRFTADKSLIRMRQSWQNNKWVVVQKNPGEQSVRPQRGLSKGGKSDFRLTQSCIQPDNSVVRNHFSIQNHDALEEFIRVSSRATKKRKLEAFPTEESCTNASRKTGKIEKDGTHQEIVAGNLPHLLEKVGVVASARTVVDEKYMRSSLNNRITSITELKRGIPNLDNHAIMSLDCSDAESTSSSVGSCSISENAYGSPNHCVSFSSQDSYTRPGHEEMLYGLGRELSLPSKEELGAEIHQLELHAFRSMMTAFYASGAISWEQESLLTNLRLMLNISNDEYLSELRNLMSK, encoded by the exons ATGAGACTTACGAAGGGGAGCAAGGTGGAGGTGTCGAATACGAAGGATGTGCCCTCGGGCTCTTGGCGGATTGCCGAGATCATCTCGGGTAACGGGCATAACTATTTTGTTAGGTACGCTCGATGTCCGTCGGACAGCAGCATGGGGGTGGAAAGAGTGCCAAGAAAGGCAATTAGACCCTGTCCTCCACCAGTGGAGGCCCCGAATGATTGGATGCCCGGTGATTTTGTTGAGGTTTTCGACAATAACTCATGGAAGATTGCTCAAGTATCAAGTGTAGCTGCTGGAAATTATTATTCTGTAAAGCTTTCCGGCTGCTCAAGGAGGTTCACAGCTGATAAGTCTCTTATCAGGATGCGACAGTCTTGGCAAAACAACAAGTGGGTGGTGGTTCAGAAG AATCCTGGAGAACAAAGTGTTCGGCCCCAAAGAGGTTTGTCCAAAGGAGGAAAGTCTGATTTTCGGTTGACACAATCATGCATACAACCGGATAATTCTGTTGTGAGAAACCATTTTTCCATTCAAAATCATGATGCGCTTGAGGAATTTATTCGAGTTTCATCAAGAGCCACGAAGAAACGGAAACTTGAGGCATTTCCTACCGAAGAGTCATGCACGAATGCTAGTAGAAAGACGGGGAAAATTGAGAAAGATGGGACGCATCAAGAGATTGTTGCTGGGAATTTGCCACATTTGCTTGAAAAGGTAGGTGTTGTTGCCTCTGCACGAACAgtggtggatgaaaaatacatgcgTTCTTCCTTAAACAACAGAATAACTTCTATCACGGAGTTGAAGAGGGGAATACCAAATCTAGATAACCATGCTATAATGAGTCTAGACTGTAGTGATGCAGAAAGTACTTCATCCTCTGTTGGTAGTTGTAGTATCAGTGAGAATGCTTATGGATCACCGAACCATTGTGTATCCTTTTCTTCCCAAGACTCGTATACTCGTCCTGGTCATGAAGAAATGCTTTATGGTCTGGGAAGAGAATTATCTCTTCCTTCCAAAGAAGAACTAGGAGCAGAAATTCATCAACTTGAGTTGCATGCATTCCGTTCCATGATGACAGCATTTTATGCTTCTGGCGCAATAAGCTGGGAGCAGGAATCATTGTTGACAAACCTCCGCCTTATGTTAAACATATCCAATGATGAATATCTATCGGAGCTAAGAAATTTAATGTCTAAGTAG
- the LOC135625374 gene encoding 26S proteasome regulatory subunit 8 homolog A yields the protein MATVAVEKKHPAEAEGEMCAPAARVRGGGGEGLRQYYLQHIHDHQLQIRQKSNNLQRLEAQRNDLNSRVRMLREELQLLQEPGSYVGEVVKVMGKSKVLVKVHPEGKYVVDLDKSIDITKLTPSTRVALRNDSYVLHLILPSKVDPLVNLMKVEKVPDSTYDMIGGLDQQIKEIKEVIELPIKHPELFESLGIAQPKGVLLYGPPGTGKTLLARAVAHHTDCTFIRVSGSELVQKYIGEGSRMVRELFVMAREHAPSIIFMDEIDSIGSARMESGTGNGDSEVQRTMLELLNQLDGFEASNKIKVLMATNRIDILDQALLRPGRIDRKIEFPNPNEESRFDILKIHSRKMNLMRGIDLKKIAEKMNGASGAELKAVCTEAGMFALRERRVHVTQEDFEMAVAKVMKKETEKNMSLRKLWK from the exons ATGGCGACGGTGGCAGTGGAGAAGAAGCATCCGGCGGAGGCGGAGGGGGAGATGTGCGCTCCGGCGGCGAGGGTCAGGGGAGGCGGAGGCGAGGGGCTGCGGCAGTACTATCTGCAGCACATCCATGATCACCAGCTCCAGATCCGGCAGAAGTCCAACAACCTCCAGCGCCTCGAGGCCCAGCGGAACGACCTCAACTCGCGAG TAAGAATGCTCCGTGAGGAGTTGCAGCTACTTCAGGAGCCTGGTTCTTATGTGGGCGAGGTGGTGAAAGTGATGGGCAAATCGAAGGTCTTGGTCAAG GTTCATCCAGAAGGAAAATATGTTGTTGATCTTGATAAGAGCATAGATATAACAAAGTTAACACCATCAACCAGAGTTGCCCTTCGTAATGATAGTTATGTTCTTCACCTAATCCTGCCTAGCAAAGTAGATCCTCTGGTCAATCTTATGAAAGTTGAAAAGGTTCCAGATTCCACCTATGACATGATTGGTGGTCTTGATCAGCAAATCAAGGAAATAAAGGAG GTTATTGAGCTTCCAATTAAgcatcctgaattgtttgagagcCTTGGAATAGCGCAACCAAAG GGTGTCTTGCTCTATGGGCCTCCTGGCACAGGGAAAACTCTTTTGGCAAGGGCAGTTGCTCATCATACTGATTGCACATTCATAAGGGTTTCTGGTTCTGAGTTGGTTCAGAAATACATAGGAGAGGGCTCTAGAATGGTTCGTGAACTATTTGTTATGGCCAG GGAACATGCTCCATCAATAATATTCATGGATGAAATAGACAGTATTGGATCTGCTAGAATGGAGTCTGGCACTGGTAATGGTGACAGTGAAGTGCAACGAACGATGCTCGAGCTTCTTAACCAGCTTGATGGCTTTGAAGCATCAAACAAAATTAAA GTTCTGATGGCGACAAATCGGATAGATATTCTGGACCAAGCACTCCTCCGGCCTGGTCGGATTGACAGAAAAATTGAATTCCCTAATCCCAATGAAGAG TCTCGCTTTGATATCTTAAAGATTCACTCGAGGAAGATGAACTTGATGCGTGGCATAGATCTTAAAAAAATCGCAGAAAAGATGAATGGAGCATCTGGAGCAGAACTTAAG GCGGTGTGCACTGAAGCTGGGATGTTTGCGCTCAGGGAAAGAAGAGTCCATGTGACCCAAGAGGATTTCGAGATGGCGGTGGCCAAAGTCATGAAGAAAGAGACAGAGAAGAACATGTCCCTGCGCAAACTGTGGAAGTAG
- the LOC103969357 gene encoding uncharacterized protein LOC103969357 isoform X2 produces MATAFADQFLRPVPAGLRRPPAALKPAGTFLHLRRPPAGPVTRSVGPRRGCAVRSESVEKVGTDLKDLVEFLYADLPHLFDEQGIDRTMYDDRVRFRDPITRHDTIDGYLFNIRLLNLLFRPDFYLHHVRQTGPNEITTRWTMVMRFTLLPWKPELVFTGTSVMGVNPLTQKFCSHVDLWDSIQNNDYFSLEGLIDVLKQLRIYKTPDLETPKYLILKRTANYEIRKYEPFVVVEAEGDKLSGSSGFNNVAGYIFGKNSSTEKIPMTTPVFTQAVDDKLSKVSIQIILPMDKELGNLPSPSAEAVNLRKVEGGIAAVTKFSGKPSEEIVLSQERELRSAILKDGLRPQQGCLLARYNDPGSTNSFIMRNEVLIWLNDFTLE; encoded by the exons atggcCACAGCTTTCGCCGACCAATTCCTCCGTCCAGTCCCCGCCGGCCTCAGGCGGCCTCCCGCCGCCCTGAAGCCCGCCGGAACCTTCCTTCATCTCCGACGCCCTCCCGCAGGTCCCGTGACAAGGAGTGTGGGTCCGAGGAGGGGTTGCGCTGTGAGGAGCGAGTCGGTGGAGAAGGTGGGCACCGACCTGAAAGACCTGGTGGAGTTCCTCTATGCCGACCTCCCTCACCTCTTCGACGAGCAGGGCATCGACCGGACCATGTACGACGACCGCGTGAGGTTCCGGGACCCCATCACGCGTCACGACACCATCGACGGCTATCTGTTCAACATCCGGCTCCTGAATCTGCTCTTCCGCCCCGATTTCTATCTGCACCACGTGAGGCAG ACAGGACCTAATGAAATCACTACAAGATGGACTATGGTAATGAGGTTTACGCTTCTACCATGGAAACCAGAGTTGGTGTTCACAGGAACATCAGTCATGGGCGTCAACCCACTGACTCAAAAATTTTGCAGCCATGTG GATCTTTGGGACTCCATACAAAACAATGACTACTTTTCTTTGGAAGGTCTAATAGATGTTTTAAAGCAG CTGCGAATATACAAGACTCCGGATTTGGAAACCCCAAAGTACTTGATACTGAAAAGAACTGCAAATTATGAG ATAAGGAAGTATGAGCCGTTTGTGGTGGTTGAGGCCGAAGGAGATAAGCTATCTGGCTCATCTGGTTTCAACAATGTTGCCGG GTATATATTCGGTAAGAATTCCTCGACTGAAAAGATTCCCATGACGACCCCTGTTTTCACACAGGCAGTTGATGACAAATTATCAAAAGTTTCCATCCAGATCATTCTACCAATGGACAAAGAATTGGGCAA TTTGCCTTCTCCCAGTGCCGAAGCAGTTAATTTGAGAAAGGTTGAAGGAGGTATTGCTGCAGTAACAAAATTTAGTGGAAAACCGAGTGAAGAGATTGTACTCAGCCAAGAGAGAGAACTTCGGTCTGCAATACTTAAAGATGGTCTCAGGCCTCAACAAGGTTGTTTGCTTGCTCGCTACAATGATCCTGGCAGTACAAACAGCTTCATAATG CGAAATGAGGTGCTGATATGGCTTAATGACTTCACATTAGAATAA
- the LOC103969357 gene encoding uncharacterized protein LOC103969357 isoform X1, which yields MATAFADQFLRPVPAGLRRPPAALKPAGTFLHLRRPPAGPVTRSVGPRRGCAVRSESVEKVGTDLKDLVEFLYADLPHLFDEQGIDRTMYDDRVRFRDPITRHDTIDGYLFNIRLLNLLFRPDFYLHHVRQTGPNEITTRWTMVMRFTLLPWKPELVFTGTSVMGVNPLTQKFCSHVDLWDSIQNNDYFSLEGLIDVLKQLRIYKTPDLETPKYLILKRTANYEIRKYEPFVVVEAEGDKLSGSSGFNNVAGYIFGKNSSTEKIPMTTPVFTQAVDDKLSKVSIQIILPMDKELGNLPSPSAEAVNLRKVEGGIAAVTKFSGKPSEEIVLSQERELRSAILKDGLRPQQGCLLARYNDPGSTNSFIMVCCLLLFSMHILQRKYQKALRTD from the exons atggcCACAGCTTTCGCCGACCAATTCCTCCGTCCAGTCCCCGCCGGCCTCAGGCGGCCTCCCGCCGCCCTGAAGCCCGCCGGAACCTTCCTTCATCTCCGACGCCCTCCCGCAGGTCCCGTGACAAGGAGTGTGGGTCCGAGGAGGGGTTGCGCTGTGAGGAGCGAGTCGGTGGAGAAGGTGGGCACCGACCTGAAAGACCTGGTGGAGTTCCTCTATGCCGACCTCCCTCACCTCTTCGACGAGCAGGGCATCGACCGGACCATGTACGACGACCGCGTGAGGTTCCGGGACCCCATCACGCGTCACGACACCATCGACGGCTATCTGTTCAACATCCGGCTCCTGAATCTGCTCTTCCGCCCCGATTTCTATCTGCACCACGTGAGGCAG ACAGGACCTAATGAAATCACTACAAGATGGACTATGGTAATGAGGTTTACGCTTCTACCATGGAAACCAGAGTTGGTGTTCACAGGAACATCAGTCATGGGCGTCAACCCACTGACTCAAAAATTTTGCAGCCATGTG GATCTTTGGGACTCCATACAAAACAATGACTACTTTTCTTTGGAAGGTCTAATAGATGTTTTAAAGCAG CTGCGAATATACAAGACTCCGGATTTGGAAACCCCAAAGTACTTGATACTGAAAAGAACTGCAAATTATGAG ATAAGGAAGTATGAGCCGTTTGTGGTGGTTGAGGCCGAAGGAGATAAGCTATCTGGCTCATCTGGTTTCAACAATGTTGCCGG GTATATATTCGGTAAGAATTCCTCGACTGAAAAGATTCCCATGACGACCCCTGTTTTCACACAGGCAGTTGATGACAAATTATCAAAAGTTTCCATCCAGATCATTCTACCAATGGACAAAGAATTGGGCAA TTTGCCTTCTCCCAGTGCCGAAGCAGTTAATTTGAGAAAGGTTGAAGGAGGTATTGCTGCAGTAACAAAATTTAGTGGAAAACCGAGTGAAGAGATTGTACTCAGCCAAGAGAGAGAACTTCGGTCTGCAATACTTAAAGATGGTCTCAGGCCTCAACAAGGTTGTTTGCTTGCTCGCTACAATGATCCTGGCAGTACAAACAGCTTCATAATGGTATGTTGTCTCTTGTTATTCTCGATGCATATACTCCAAAGGAAATATCAAAAGGCACTAAGAACCGACTAA
- the LOC103969358 gene encoding V-type proton ATPase subunit c''2, giving the protein MSSSWSRALTQISPYTFASIGIAISIGVSVLGAAWGIYITGSSLIGAAIKAPRITSKNLISVIFCEAVAIYGVIVAIILQTKLESVPSSKIYDPESLRAGYAIFASGIIVGFANLMCGLCVGIIGSSCALSDAQNSTLFVKILVIEIFGSALGLFGVIVGIIMSAQATWPAKTA; this is encoded by the exons ATGTCGAGCTCGTGGTCGCGGGCGCTGACGCAGATCTCGCCCTACACCTTCGCCTCCATCGGAATCGCCATCTCAATCGGCGTCTCCGTCCTCGGCGCTGCTTG GGGGATCTATATCACCGGGAGCAGCTTGATCGGTGCGGCGATCAAAGCCCCCAGAATCACCTCGAAGAATCTCATTAG TGTTATCTTCTGCGAGGCTGTCGCCATATATGGTGTTATTGTTGCAATTATTCTACAAACAAAACTAGAAAGCGTGCCATCATCAAAGATATATGATCCAGAGTCTCTTAGAGCTGGATATGCAATATTTGCTTCTGGAATCATCGTGGGTTTTGCAAATCTCATGTGCGG ACTTTGCGTAGGAATAATTGGAAGCAGCTGTGCGCTGTCCGATGCTCAAAACTCCACGCTTTTTGTCAAGATTCTGGTGATTGAAATATTTGGCAGTGCACTTGGGTTATTTGGTGTGATCGTTGGCATAATTATGTCGGCGCAAGCAACATGGCCAGCCAAAACAGCATGA
- the LOC103969359 gene encoding GDP-fucose transporter 1, with protein sequence MDGVKPEASKQYYATSSLVVGYALCSSLLAVINKFAITMFNYPGLLTALQYLTSTLGVWVLGRLGFLYHDPFNLETAKKFLPAAIVFYLAIFTNTNLLRHANVDTFIVFRSLTPLLVAIADTAFRKQPCPSKLTFSSLVIILGGAVGYVMTDSAFTLTAYTWAFAYLVTITTEMVYIKHMVTNLGLNTWGFVFYNNLLSLMMAPVFWVVTGEYADVFTAYGSSSGNWFDFVAFVAVALSCVFGLLISFFGFAARKAISATAFTVTGVVNKFLTVAINVLIWDKHASSLGLVCLLLTLIGGVLYQQSVTGKRSQRDGSTDSKQANSAVGNVDSEDEKQGKGLSGKDSAV encoded by the coding sequence ATGGACGGAGTCAAACCCGAAGCTTCGAAGCAGTATTACGCCACAAGTAGCCTTGTTGTGGGCTATGCTCTCTGTTCCAGCTTGCTCGCTGTCATCAACAAGTTTGCTATCACAATGTTCAATTACCCTGGCCTCCTGACGGCATTGCAGTACTTGACATCGACTCTCGGTGTTTGGGTTCTGGGAAGGCTGGGTTTTCTCTACCACGATCCCTTTAACCTTGAGACAGCCAAGAAGTTCTTGCCCGCTGCTATTGTCTTCTACCTTGCCATTTTCACCAACACCAATCTTCTACGGCACGCTAATGTTGATACGTTCATAGTGTTTCGTTCCCTGACTCCCCTTCTGGTTGCCATCGCGGATACTGCTTTCAGAAAGCAGCCATGCCCTTCCAAGCTGACATTCTCATCTCTTGTGATTATTCTTGGGGGCGCAGTTGGCTATGTGATGACCGATTCGGCCTTCACTCTCACTGCATACACGTGGGCATTTGCTTATTTGGTGACTATTACCACTGAGATGGTTTACATAAAGCACATGGTGACGAACCTAGGATTGAACACTTGGGGTTTTGTGTTTTACAATAATCTTCTGTCCTTGATGATGGCACCGGTGTTTTGGGTTGTTACTGGGGAGTATGCAGATGTCTTCACAGCTTATGGATCAAGTTCTGGAAATTGGTTCGATTTCGTTGCTTTCGTTGCAGTAGCTTTGTCTTGTGTTTTTGGATTGCTCATCAGTTTCTTCGGCTTTGCTGCAAGGAAAGCAATCTCTGCCACTGCATTTACAGTTACAGGtgttgtcaacaagtttctcaccgTTGCGATCAATGTATTAATCTGGGATAAGCATGCAAGCTCCCTTGGTTTGGTTTGCCTGCTTTTGACACTCATAGGGGGAGTTCTTTATCAGCAGTCAGTCACTGGCAAAAGATCACAACGAGATGGATCTACAGATTCTAAGCAGGCCAACAGTGCAGTAGGTAATGTTGATTCTGAAGATGAAAAACAAGGCAAGGGTCTATCTGGTAAGGATTCAGCCGTATGA